The window gagatataaatttagtaaaactataacaatcaatagagtaattaaaatgtcattttatctttaaataaatatatgagtttaattttgatgtattaaaagagtaaaatattttatataattatctaattatatctatttttaaataattattaatacaataaTTATTTTGGTGCTAACAAAAATGCTCCTGAATTTTGTTATCAACAAAAATATCTTCAAATGATTTAAATACAAGATAAAAATgtctaatattaaatatgtattctcaaaaaatgttttaaaaattaaattttaatgcatttttttcgcaaatatgattagaaaaatgaaatatttttatctttaatatttgataatttttcgttaagtatataattttttgtaatttttttattaacaaccaataatatttttgaaaaatgagtgaaattttagagatcaaaattttatcaaatttttcgtgtgcattttttaaataattaactaaatattcttataaaattttagattaaatacataaacaatttatcaaatacaaaagttatttttcatttataaaataataatttttttgaatatttttattatatttttaaataatttaaatatatttttgttagtttattcttttattttcgtGACATTATGTGATGggagataattaaaattaaattcttaatatatattaaaattttacttttggaatggataaaaaactaaaaacttaaTAACATTGGTTATTTTCAAACTTTAAATAGTGAggaaaatccttattattttttattttatttttgaaaaaataaaaaatacatccgaataattttgttgttaaaaaaaatatacccaaatttatcaaaaaatatttttaaataatttaaaaatgtgacaaaaatactcaatattaaatatgtattctcataaaatattttagaaattgaattttgatacaattttttttaagaatgatcagaaaaataatatatttttattcttaaaatttagtaattttttactaaatatatatatttttgtgattctTTTGTCtataactaataatatttttaaaaattacaaaaaaatatataattaataaaaaattactaatttttaaaaataaaaatgttttaatttttaatcaaatttataaaaaatcgtataaaaatttaaattctaaaatattatttgaaaaattcatatttaatatCGAATATTTTTGTTCGGTTTTTGTTCCGTTTTtatcaagtatttttttatttttcagttttttactctttttaaaaaaattaaattctatattcATTTTCTGGGTTATGCCTTTGCTCTCCGTTGCTCCTCACCTCCATCTCTCTCTTCgcctttctctctctaaaatctcAGAACTCCGAATTGCTCCCTTTCACGCACCATAGCCCTATTAATTATTATCTCCTTCTTTGGTTCCAGGTTCGTGTACCCTAATTTGTAACCATCTAATACGACGCCGTTTTTTCCCTAATAATCTATTTTGCGTTTGTTCTCGGAGCATTTCATCTGAGCCATTTCTTCGATTTCGATCAGTGTTTCTCCGCGGGAAACCGTTGCCTGAGATCTTGGTTTTGATTTCGGACATCGAATTTTTTCTCTGCGGGATTTGGGTTCTGCTTTTTCATGCAATTTGCGTCATCGAGCTGGCTCTTGCCGTCATGTTCGTTTTTTCGATTTATTTTGGGCATGtttctattttttcttcattGGTTTTCGCTTTAGTTATTGTCAactttttaatttctgttttagggttttgttcatgggtttttttttttcttttttagtttaattttttagagGTGGGTTTTTGGGTTTATTAGAAATGTAagttttaattattatgttttgGACTTTGAGACATGAGGGGGAAGGTACCACTCCTTTCATTAACTGATGTTTATCTTTGGTGTCAATTGATGAACTATtggaatttgatttttttttgttttagaattTTTACGCTTCTTTCAGTTTATCGTGACAATGTGCCTTGCTTCTGTATTTGTTATTTAATAATCGTTTAATATATAGTAGGACTTTCTCTGATGTGGTTGAAAATATTAGCCTTACGTGTTTGAGTGATTTAATTATTGCGGAATGATGTATGAATGGTTCACTGTGTTGTAATGCGATTTGGGGTTTGAGGGGCTAGGTTTGATGCATTATTTGTGTTCTTATCTGACAGCTGTTATAAGAGGAGTGTTAAGGCAATAGTGCTTGATAGGGATGGCTGGGATTGCTATTGAGGAACCTGGAGTTGGGAAGTCCGTGGAGGGAATGTTAAGTGGGCAGCGATGTCAAACTGGGGAAGCACTGGCTGAGTGGCGGTCTTCTGAGCAGGTGGAGAATGGAATCCCCTCGACTTCACCCCCTTATTGGGACACTGATGACGATGACGATGGTGGTGAATCTATAATTGTCAAAAAtgttacttttctattgttgatgaaatttaagtttaaaattttccTTCTTTACAGGACCAAAACCGTCTGAGTTATATGGAAAATATACATGGAAGATAGAAAAATTTTCTCAGATTACCAAACGGGAACTTCGCAGTAATGCATTTGAGGTTGGCGGCTACAAGTGGTATGGTGCTTTCAATAAACTTACTGGTCTCAATGTGCTTTAGCGCTTAAGTATCTAaattttttgacatcattttaatTTAAATCTATCTACGAATATTTATAACAAGGTAATCAAAGATATGAACTACCCGTATAGCACTAGGGATTTCAACTGCATGTGTTGAGAAGGCTACAGGAAAGTTCATGCCTCACTGATGGAAGGTCTACGTTGAAAAGAAAACTATACTAGTTTGCGCTGCTTTTTACCTATAAGTTGATGACTGATATTTTTCGTAGTAAATTAATAGATTAATTAAAAACCAAGTTGCTTGCTGCTTAGAGCCTCCATGTCTCACAATTACTGATTCTTCATCCTTTTCATGTTACGATCGCAATGTATTGTTTCCTTAGGCAGTCCTTATAACGTGAAAAAGCTTGCCGTCGCTGTGTATGGCGTACATATCAGTTTAGTTTTTAACCTAATCATGATGTGGTGTGACAGGTATATTTTAATTTACCCACAAGGTTGTGATGTCTGCAATCATCTCTCTCTGTTTCTTTGTGTTGCAAATCATGACAAACTTCTTCCAGGTTGGAGTCTTCTAGACTCTTCTGATTTCTTTGATGATTGTTAATTTTACCATCATCTATCGATCTGATAGTAATTGATTTCGttttgcatttttttaaaaaactttctcACTTTTTTATTTGTAATACAGGATGGAGTCATTTTGCTCAATTCACCATAGCTGTGGTCAATAAAGACCCAAAGAAATCAAAGTATTCTGGTATGTTTGCTAATAGTAGGCTTAGCTGTCGGAGTTCACAATTAGTCTAACGTCATTGTTAAGTGGTTTTCTCTCGAGTTTTCTAGATACGTTGCACCGATTTTGGAAGAAGGAGCATGACTGGGGATGGAAAAAATTCATGGAGCTCTCGAAGGTGTATGATGGATTTGTTGACACTTCTGACAATCTGATTATAAAAGCTCAAGTTCAAGTCATTAGGTACATATGATCTATTTTACTAATCTTACAAAGATCCACACAGCCATACATCATTATGTATAAATGTATATTATATAGTGCATAATCTTGACTCCATTTATTTACTTATCTAATATAAAAGATAATGAATGTAATTCTGCTAGTGACAGTGATTGGTCCTTTCCAATACCTACTACAGGATATGAGAAAGCCGGCAAGATTTGTTATTGTCTTCTTCTTGTcatctttttgttgttgttgttgttgttgttgttgtcaaaTATAGGTTTTATTTGGATTGATGAAAAGCTGGCAAGAAAAGTTTTGGTCAAGTTGGTTCTATAAAAACTTCATTCTTATTCTCTTATCATTTTTGAAGTAGGTTGTAACCCATGGACTGCATTTGTTGCCTTTTCTAATCCTTTAATATCTTCAATGATTATTTCTGATTTCACCTAAGTTAAACTCTGAATTTTCTGTTGAAGGTAGAGGATAACTGTTTTTTCTATGTTAGTACAGTGTTATTTTCTATTTGGTTCTTATGGCTGGATTTAACTACAATCTGCTTCAAGTTCGATggagttcttgttatattttaacAGGACTCAGCTTCCTTCACCATTCTGGTTTCCTTGAATCCAAACTTTGCAACATTcatattgtttttttattttttattttttatattttatttttattttgaattcaaaGTTGAACTTTAATGGTTGGGGATCCCAGGGTGTTCTTCACCTTGTTACTACATTATCTCTTTTGGATTGATGAAGAATTCCATAGAGATAAAGATAGGGAATATCTTTACATGAAAATAGGAGGAAGGATGAGTGTATAGAAGCATTAGCTGTAGCGAATGAATTTGTTGAAAAATGGTAATCCAAATTGACATGTAGCAAATGAATCTCTAGAATCTATCTGTGCATTGTTCTGGACAATCTGGGAAATAATGTACTAACAGAAGTGCAAAGTAAATTGATTGCTGCTTGTTTGTATGTTGGTTGTCCTGTCTTGTGTTTGTTTTAAACTGAGTTTTAAGTAATGCTTATGCTGGCGTCAGGTTGGATGTTGTCGTTTTGCACTTTTGCTGCAGTGGTGCAGTGCTCCTTGGAATTTTTGCTTCAGATGTGTGaccatattttttttgttatttatgcaCAGGGAGAAAGCTGACAGGCCTTTTCGTTGCCTTGATTGTCAGTATAGGAGAGAACTTGTAAGGGTGTATTTGACAAATGTGGAACAGATTTGCCGTCGTTTTGTGGAGGAGAGAAGAGGCAAACTTGGGAAGTTGATAGAGGATAAAGCTAGGTGGTTGAGGTATTCTATGCTCTTCTCTAGAACTATTAACTGGTTATGTTTACCTGTAATTATTATCATGCTCCAaaatttttcctgaaaaggtgGCATATCAAACTATGTAGCCCATGACCATCTGTAAGTTAATACTCGAACCATTCAATCATATATAAGTTATAACATACTAGGATTCAGACCCTCTAAACTGAGCAAATGTGAAAAGGAGAAGGTAATGGGGTAATCAATGTTAGATTAATAACTTCAATTGTATGGTGGGTCCTCCTTAATGATTCAAAGTTGGTAAATGACTTCCCACATTAAGCAGAAACTCACTTTAGAGGACCCAAATCCAACTTCATATCTTTGATTTATTGAATCTAATGGTAATTTGCATTTGCAGCTTCTGTACATTCTGGCGGGAAATTGACCAAGCTTCTAGGTGCCGCATGTCTCAGGAAAAGACAGATGTAATTTTGAAAGTAGTTGTAAAGCATTTCTTTATAGAGAAAGAAGTGACTTCTACTTTAGTAATGGACTCCTTATATAGTGGACTGAAGGCTCTTGAAGGCCATACTACGTCAAAGAAAGGTACGGCAAAATTGTTGGATGTTGAGGAACTGCCAGCACCAATTGTTCGCGTTGAGAAAGATATGTTTGTTCTGGTGGATGATGTTCTTCTTCTACTTGAGAGGGCGGCTATAGAACCTCTTCCTCCAAAAGATGAGAAGGGTCCTCAAAATCGTACAAAGGTGAATAATAATTTGTTTTTGTAAAATGTGATTGAGGAAGTATGCTGATGGCTGGTGATAGTAGCAattagcaagtgcactggatctgATTTTGTTAGTATAATAATCTGATTCTCTCTGTTATGACCCTAGATATCTTTTTAGATATTGACCATCCAAAATGTCAAAGACTGGATTTCAGCCATTGTTTATGAGTTTGTCATCTTGATCAAAGACACTGTTTATAGTGTTGTGTATAGGTTGCTGGTTTGGTATTCTTGgtcttaggatttatgatttttgCTAGATTGCTGGTTTTTCATGACAAATATGTTTGCATAGAGCAGTTTACCATTGCAGTATTTATCAACATTGACAGTATAAGATCTTATCAGCTATTCCCTCCAGTAAAAGTAACTGTCCTGTTATAAATGTGAAGAGAGATTAAATAAATGATTAATTATGTATGTGGATTTGCGTAATTTTGATGCATTTTACAGTATTATCTAACTTGACAAATCTTCATGTCTTTATTACttctttcaactattctttcttCTCGATAATAATAGggatatgataagaaaaaaataatttatcttcTCTAGATCTTATCAGCAGGACTGTTATTTATGTGCAGAAAAGATTAACCAAACAGGATAGTTATGTTTGACTGGAGGTAGTATTTTATACAATTAGTTGTCCTATTCCTTTATTGAAGTTTTATATCATCAGGTGCACCAAATGCCTAAAGGGCAATTGATACTTTAGTAATTCTTGAGTGTTAAGAAACCTGGATCACCTCTTTTGGCAGGATGGAAACACTGGGGAGGACTTCAATAAAGATTCTATTGAGCGTGATGAAAGGCGCCTTACAGAATTGGGTCGTAGGACTTTGGAAATTTTTGTCCTTGCTCATATATTCAGGTAGTAATGCAATTATATCTTAGAAAAGATACTCTAAAATTTACTTATATATTTAAAGTAAGCTTAAGGGAGTATTCACACTTAAGATCATTTAATGGGCAATGATCATGGCACATTCTGTTGAATTAAGAGTGAATACATACTCATGTTTTCACTTTACAGAGAAATTTGTTGTGGAGGAGTGTCTTCCTTAGTTATTGATTCTTcaattattctttattaactGTTTCTCTactattctttattttagctctGTTACCTCCTGAATTAAATTTTAGGGCTCCGCATGTAGGGGTTTGTTGATCATTCTGAAGGGGCCTGTTTAAATTGACATCACTCAGCTATGATGCTAACCAATTTCATATTTCATATATTTTCAagttttactttcattttaaaatttaaaagttcttTACAATTTTGTGTTTTTGAAGAGGATTAGAGTTTCTTATgagagttcagtaactttcttttCTGAGAAGTAGAGTACATGGCTTGCCTCCTATGTTATTTCAGATGTAATGGCCAGAACTTGTCTTGGGCATCTTTTGGAAATTCCAAGACTATTATTGATCCTATACAATGGCAATTATAATTACCAATAAGTTTGTCTATTCATAACCTCAGATTTGCAGTTTAGGGTTGTCTGCAAAGACTTCTGGAATGTTTCTTCTACAGAGTAGAGAATTCTTATCTATTATATTTCAGAGGATGTGAACTGTGAAGTGAGGGCTTTTGACCTTGTTTCCAGTAGATGACATGATACTCTGTAACTAAGTGTGTACTATCTAATCTTCTGAACCGTATTGAGTAATGACTCTATGACTTGATGATAATGGATAACCATGGGACATGTATGTGGAACTTGATTATATCTTCCATTTGAGACAATAAGAAATGATGCGCAGCTAGCATTATATTTAAAGTCTCATATATGATGATTCGCAATAAGCTTGAGTTCAGTGGAAGCTTGTCCACAGTCTTGTAGTCTAATATAATTATCAATGCAATAGTGAGCAAGTGCTTGTCAAAATATTTGGCAGCGCATGCTTTGTGTTCTTCATGTATGAAGTGTGGATTGTATACACCTGGTTTTGGTAATATATAATCTGTTTACAATGTTTGTATTGCTCATTCATTTCATTGATATAATTTAGTTTTATGTTGACTTGTATCTTTAAGAGACGAATGGATTATGATGTACTAATTAACTATTTCATTGGTGCAGCAATAAGATTGAGGTTTCATACCAGGAAGCTGTTGCCCTGAAGAGACAAGAGGAACTCATCCGCGAAGAGGCAGCATGGTTAGCAGAAAGTGAGCAGAAAGCAAAACGTGGACTTAATGatagggaaaagaaaaataagaagaaacaggtttggcactCATCTTCAGATATCATAAATTTGATTTTACTGATGCTACATCCTGTGTCATCTTAACAAAATTGGTTATACTAGAATATCTGATTGAGATTCATATGCAATCATCTGATATTTccagttaataatttattttaaaactcgAGTCAAGATTAAATCTTTCTTAGAAAATGAATCATAAATAACaagtattataaaataatcaCATTATCCTGTTATTTGTAATGAACAGCAGCAAAATACATTACTATTTTTTGACATTATATTGAGTTTCTATCTTAAATCCCATGCTTTGAATATTGGTTTGTAATGAGTTCATTTCTTGGCTTGCATGATTCAACTTTATTAATGTATTTTCTACGTGTCTTAGATCTTTTGATTCTTTTCTACATATCTTTTTTCGGGATAATGATTTGGAAACTTGGATTATTTTCGCCACTAGGCtgtgtttgttttgaggtaccgAGACTAAGACTGAGGGGATTGAAACTCAATATCATGTTTGGTGGTCAGAGACTGGAAATAAAATTTCAGTCTTGGAACACTCAGTCCCTTCGGTACCTCTAGAAAGTGGGGACACAAGGGATTGAAACTTTTGGGGATGGAGATTGAAACTTTATTGATATTTCTTTGCTAAAATGCCCTCATTCGGAATTTTATATTCCAAGTCTGCCCCTCATAGTCCTTCCATTGCCACCCCACTGCCAACACTTCATATCCCTCACCTCTCACCCCCCAACCTCAGCACACCTCTCACCCCCACCACCGTATCTCTGCCATTACCGAATTCCACCACCACCAACAGCAATAAGACCAAGAACAACAACAATCTCATAAACATATGTCAAAATCAGATTCAACAATCATAAACAAGAGGATTTCAAAATCaagaaatgaaagagaagaacaagGGGCGGAATTGGAGATCTGAGGAAGAAGAAATCTTCACCAAAGAAGCTCAACGAAAAGAAGGAACCTCTCCAATCCGAAGAAGAGGAACAGCCACAAGAAGCTGAGGGCAACAATATCACCGTTTTCAATGATCTCGTCAACACTTCCAATTTATCATCCAGGGAGGAAAAAGATCCCGAAAAGGATTCAAAGATCTTAAGGAAGAAGGGTTTGGTGTATGATCCTTCTTCTGTGTTCTTCATCAACTTCGTCTTCGTCTTCCAGTGGTGTTTTCGATTTGGGTTCAACTTAGGGTTCCTCCAAAGGTTTTGTGGATGTAGGTTATGGTGAAGATGTGGGGTGCTTCAAGGGGAATagtagaaagagatgagagagagagagagagcaagaaAACAGAGATGGGAAAACGGGAAAGGGTTTGGTGGGTGGCTGCatgggtagggttagggttttaattaataagggtattttagtaatttcacttatTTAAGTCTCTATTTTTATCTTAAACCAAACAAGATATTGAGACATAACTCAGTCCTATACACTTTACACCAAATGCTATAAAGACTTATTAAGTCTCTGTCTCTCTGTCTCTGTCTTCTAGTCTCTGTCTcctagtctctgtctctcagtctcagtctctcTTCTAAACGCAACCTTAATACCTTATAAGCCGTTTTAGTATACTCTAATGATATTTTTCCAGATGTTCACATTCTTTTGAATTGCTTGCTTTCCTGATGTGCATGTTTTTGTGTTGGTTGGGTTTTCTGAAAATAGTTCTTTCACTTCAGGCCAAACAGAAACGGAACAATCGAAAAGGAAAGGATAAAGGGAGGGAGGAGAGGCCAACCATGGCTGTACTTGACAAGCACCATGAAAATGCTGCTGATGAGAAAAAGGATTCTAACATGGAGGAAGTTCATACTCAGGATGAAAAgtttgaagccctggatgttgtGTCTGATGCTTCAGACTCCATTGATGGAGTTGGTGAAGTGCTTCAGCTTGACTCAGAAGACAGAGATGCTAGTCCTGCTAATTGGGATACTGATGCATCAGAAATTCATCCTACAACTGAGGCTAGTAGCAATGGCGTAGGCAGCCTTTCATCTATGCAAAATGGAATTGCTGAGAAGAGAAGCAGTTTAGTGATGGATGACAGTTCTTCAACATGCTCCACTGATTCGTTGCCATCTGCAGTGATGAATGACCGGAACTCATTTTCAAATTACAAAGTCCAAAAGTCCCCTAGCAGGTAACCATATAGCTCATGGTGTGTTTCATGTGGATGGATTTTGATTTTCAATGATTTATGCATGTTATTGATTTGGCACTATGTATCTGTAGAAGTAAGAACCAAGGTAAAACATCATGCGGTGGAGGTAGTTGGACAACTGAAATGGATAGTCAGCTATCTGGTTCCACTGCAGAGGTTGGGGACATTAATAATGCATCAGGAAGTGGTAAAGTTGGTCAATTTGAGCCCGAGAGTGGTGTTCTTTGCTTGCAGGATCGATTAAAGTGGCTTGAGAAGCATGATAGCAAGGTGGTCTTAGTTTCGAGATATCTTGTACAATTTGCTATAATTACTGGATATGTCATGTTTTTGCCCATTGTTTTCAAGATGTCTCACTTCCTACTTGGAGAGCCAGATTGGTTTCTTCATTGAGAATCACTTCAAAAGACATTTTAAAAGATCTTGGATATGAGATGACTGCTGATCTTGTTTGCCTTATTTTGCTCCAAGTCTGGCAAAGTAATTTGATACTCTAGGGCCAAAAGAAGTTGATGATGTTTCAATATAGCTTTCATATCTAGAGAATGATCTACACAGGAATTGAACGCTCAACAATGatgcttatatttttttttccctCCCATCATTCAGATGTGATTTTACAATAGTTTTTTATACTGCTTCCAAACCATAATTTTAGATAAATCCCTTTGTATCTATGTAGCAATGCCCTAGATGCTTTATGTTGAAATAGCAGGAAACTTGATTTGAAATGGTAGTAAAAATGGATAGGTGAattcttttccttaatttttgtAATCATCCCAtgcttttttaatctttttttttcctgCTACAAACTAGTCTCATTTTTAATAGATGATTTTAATGTGTCCAATCTTATATTGAAGTATCTTTTCATAGTACTGTTGCAGTTTGAGCCTGATATTACTCCCTCCTACTTTTCTAATTGATAGGAAGACGAGCAGAGCACTGAAGAATGTATTGATGTTGAAAGATCTGTTGAAATAGAAAGCCTACAGAAAGAGAAGACATCAGTGGTGCCATCCTCACCAAGCAGTCCTCAAGGGAGCTTACTCTCATCTGTTAAAATGAAGTCAGAACACCACGCTAGTGCTACTGTAGATCCTGTTCATGTCAGGAAAACATCTTTAAGTGGTTCACAGCACACTGACAAAGATGCATATTTAACTACGGTATCCCAAGTAACAATTGTGTCCAAGAGAGAATTCCAGAAGACTTCACCCCCTAGATTAACCGAGAGATCAATGTCCCAATTGCCTATGATGTCACGGCCTTCAAGTGCTCCTCTAGTTCCTGGTCCCAGACCAACTGCCCCTGTTATTTCCATGGTGCAAACAACTCCACTAGTTGCACGCTCAGTGAGTGCAACTGGTTGCTTAGGTCCTGATCCCTCTTCTGCAACTCATAATTATGTTCCTCAGTCTTACAGGAATGCAATAATAGGAAACCCTGTGGCCTCTGCTAGTCTCAGTCATTCCAGCTCCAATTCAGGCGTAAACCAAACTCCTGGTTACTCACAACCACCCCCCCTGGCATCATCACCAGTATATGTGTCGCATAGCTCGGACAAAATGGATTCTAATGCTGGCCAGTCTGCTCTTCCCTTTGGCATGATTACACAGGATATTTTACAGAATGGCCTGCAGTGGCTTGACGGCTCACAAAGGGAAGCCAGCAGGAGTATGCACTATGAACCACCTTCACGACTTAATGAAGTTCAAAACCTTGACTTCTACAGGTCGGTACACAGTAGATCTCTGGGAAATATACCCAGTGAGATCCTAGCCTGCACATCGGGGTGTCAGAGCCAAGGATTGCTCGTGGATGAGTTCCCACATCTTGATATCATAAATGATCTGCTTGATGATGAACAAAGTTTCGGGGAGACAACCAGTG is drawn from Arachis hypogaea cultivar Tifrunner chromosome 12, arahy.Tifrunner.gnm2.J5K5, whole genome shotgun sequence and contains these coding sequences:
- the LOC112727377 gene encoding TNF receptor-associated factor homolog 1a, which translates into the protein MAGIAIEEPGVGKSVEGMLSGQRCQTGEALAEWRSSEQVENGIPSTSPPYWDTDDDDDGPKPSELYGKYTWKIEKFSQITKRELRSNAFEVGGYKWYILIYPQGCDVCNHLSLFLCVANHDKLLPGWSHFAQFTIAVVNKDPKKSKYSDTLHRFWKKEHDWGWKKFMELSKVYDGFVDTSDNLIIKAQVQVIREKADRPFRCLDCQYRRELVRVYLTNVEQICRRFVEERRGKLGKLIEDKARWLSFCTFWREIDQASRCRMSQEKTDVILKVVVKHFFIEKEVTSTLVMDSLYSGLKALEGHTTSKKGTAKLLDVEELPAPIVRVEKDMFVLVDDVLLLLERAAIEPLPPKDEKGPQNRTKDGNTGEDFNKDSIERDERRLTELGRRTLEIFVLAHIFSNKIEVSYQEAVALKRQEELIREEAAWLAESEQKAKRGLNDREKKNKKKQAKQKRNNRKGKDKGREERPTMAVLDKHHENAADEKKDSNMEEVHTQDEKFEALDVVSDASDSIDGVGEVLQLDSEDRDASPANWDTDASEIHPTTEASSNGVGSLSSMQNGIAEKRSSLVMDDSSSTCSTDSLPSAVMNDRNSFSNYKVQKSPSRSKNQGKTSCGGGSWTTEMDSQLSGSTAEVGDINNASGSGKVGQFEPESGVLCLQDRLKWLEKHDSKEDEQSTEECIDVERSVEIESLQKEKTSVVPSSPSSPQGSLLSSVKMKSEHHASATVDPVHVRKTSLSGSQHTDKDAYLTTVSQVTIVSKREFQKTSPPRLTERSMSQLPMMSRPSSAPLVPGPRPTAPVISMVQTTPLVARSVSATGCLGPDPSSATHNYVPQSYRNAIIGNPVASASLSHSSSNSGVNQTPGYSQPPPLASSPVYVSHSSDKMDSNAGQSALPFGMITQDILQNGLQWLDGSQREASRSMHYEPPSRLNEVQNLDFYRSVHSRSLGNIPSEILACTSGCQSQGLLVDEFPHLDIINDLLDDEQSFGETTSASSVFQSPNDGPQLLNRQFTFPGDLGTNDLGSSSSCRFERSHSYHDPGFQQGYSSSGGHFDSLRDYLPQVSTLPYGNGKVDRMMPNQWGVAGSDLSYLGMRNTQNDGYSYYQDYSNTSGVNGYTVFRPSNGS